The Lathyrus oleraceus cultivar Zhongwan6 chromosome 5, CAAS_Psat_ZW6_1.0, whole genome shotgun sequence genome includes the window aattaaacaaaataaaaggattaaatgaaaattcagaaaataaaaagaaattaaaaaaagcaagggccattagatctccctcattaattgaggtggaagatctgatggccacatGCGCGCTATCCATGATGGACACAAGTCAAAGTGATGTACGCGTGGTAATTCAATCCAAAGGCCATGACTAGATCAttggaccaagatcagatggatgtgaagctaccaacacatcaccggagctagggctccgatcttcttctctggtggacctcaccagactggtccaccatcaaccaccaccaaaatgaaaaacaaggacatggatttaaaggaaaaatgctcaggagctcgaatctggcctcaattttctccaattccaagtatataaaaaaatacagagatttgaattttgaggatcatgaattgagttgcttcgatttgacctccAAGCAACTcatcttgttgcctacattggtaggacttaagctaaccaaaaatcaaagagaatagtgaagaattaagagagaatcgaatagatgaagtttctaaaaaattaccttcgagggagcttgaatcttgcttgatcttgcttccaattggccttggcttgacttcaaatgcttgcaggaagtgaaatggattAAGGAAGAgtttggattcttggagtttcaacttcaaaactgaagtgaaattgaaactcgattttcaattgaaaaatttcaagtttatcctctaatggtgagggttaggattgcaggttcaaatcttgggcaaggtgtccccaattctgagcatgaggggtcttatttataggctatgcatttgctttccacacacttcattcaaaatgccaaaattagaaatctcacttgcatggatgcatgggcgtgtgatagaCCCATCAAATGATGCCAAATGATCCATAATTATGTGTTATCCAACCAGAAATGATGTCACATAGCCATGCATAAAGGAAATGAATATTGAACATAAATCTTACCATATGGAACCTTGTGAAGAACACATGCGGAAGTTCATCAATTCTaggccaaatgaggtgatcttagaatttttggaaaggtgagatcaaggggaacaactttcttgtttaacacttttccgtttgaagcttggatcatgagtaattttgaggtggaaatttgggaaatcaaacataattgaaatttttctaagtcccaagtcaaatgttcactttttccacctcgaataactttttctatgagcttcaaatggaaaaagttccttcataaaagttgtatgtATTTCAAAccttttaaatttttttaaaaatttgacctcatttgtatttggcatgaaaaagttatgcattttataagttgaggaaaatctcttattaaatggtaatggcccaaaatgacctataacctttcctcttggcacatgcctttTTAAGTTGAATTTTAAGTTACTAAAATAATAAAAGTTGGAGATAACATaatgaatttgatcatgaaactttaatggtcttcatatcataaaaattgagcaagttatggtccttgtaagttgacctcctaactagggttcaaacaaaatgacctataatctttcaccataaaaaatgattttccaagcaaactagatcttgacctcaacatgaaagttttttggaatgtcataaggagtaacgtttctcttggaatcattttcatatgaccaaaattgtaggagatatggtctagggaaccgtagttttgactagttgactttctctggtcaaccaccatgaaccaacttacAAACTTGAAATTATCTTAATATTTAGGACTCGTGGAggataatatatatatatatatatatatatatatatatatatatatatatatatatatatatatatatatatatatatatatatataagatgatttaatatgaagtataccttgaaatatttgatcaaatatggatgaaacttgctgaggaagtcatacaagatacctagatgcattagggtttctaaggcaaacaagcttcaaactcttgatgaattcttgatcaaaataataaattaagatcatggggatccatatatgatgtctagaaccaatgttAATCGTCTCTTGATTGATATttttgcattgagggtctcaaaccctagttgtgagcttgatagggcattggtggatgcacacactacctataaaagaaacaaaactatatataaacatatttttggatttttggttagtaaacaaaagaaaaataaagtatgatacaatcaaatatgcttggtgacctctcccaatccaaacccaatgaatgaggggtaaggaggatgccaaggtgtgatcttatagccaatgcaaatgatgagatatcatgagggatcttagggtaaaaattggggtcttacaagatGCAAACATTGCAAACACCTGAGCTTCGTGTTCTAAGAGTTCTTATTCTTGCTTAGTAGGAAGAAACATCATCTCTTCATTATCAACAAACTCCAGGAATCTCACAATCTTACTGTAATAGTTTATATGAACGTAGTTAAACTCCAACCATTTCATTCCAAGAATAACATTAATTTGGTGCAAGGGTAGACACACCAAATCTATTGCAAAGCTCTTACCATAAATGGTCAAAGGACAACTCAAATAGACTAACACATTAGTTACAGAAACATTGGCAGGGGTATCTATAACCATACTCCCATTCATAGAAAATAATTTCAGACCCAATCTTGTAGCACACTCAAGCGAaataaaggaatgagtagcaccagtaTCAATAATAGTAATCAACTTCACATTGTTAATAAAATAAGTACCTTGAATCCAATTATCCTTCTTGGGAACTTATGAGCCACTTAAAGCAAACACTCTACCACTAGTCCAGGCAGCAGTAGCAACAGTCTTCTTCGGTTTCTGACATTGTGTACTGATATGACCCTGTTCACCAATTTGAAACAAGTTGGTTCATCATTCTTGCCCTCAGAAACTATGTGACTTGTATTTCGACACTTGTAACATCTCAGAACTTTGCCCACACAATCATTAGCACGATGAACCTGCTCACCACACTTGCAGCACTTCATAGTAGTAAGAGCACCTCCTTCACTTGTCTTCTTCCCATATGAAACCCTATGTTTAACCTTGTCAGCTGAAGTCACATATGACTTCCTACGACTCTGGTCTCTTCCTTTCTTatcactaagactcttgtaatgagcagtcctagcccTGCAGTCTTCATCAAAGATCTTACACTTGTTCACTAAAATGGGAAACCTACAAATCTCTTGATAACCAATTCCTTGTTTaatctcgggacgcaacccgcTCTCAAACTTGATACACTT containing:
- the LOC127080216 gene encoding uncharacterized protein LOC127080216; this encodes MLSEEADDWLDNARQRLKVVGAEITWAVFRIAFQKKYFPARVHCKKEIEFLELKQGNLRLDEYAAKFEELVKFYSHYNNAVVEESKCIKFESGLRPEIKQGIGYQEICRFPILVNKCKIFDEDCRARTAHYKSLSDKKGRDQSRRKSYVTSADKVKHRVSYGKKTSEGGALTTMKCCKCGEQLITIIDTGATHSFISLECATRLGLKLFSMNGSMVIDTPANVSVTNVLVYLSCPLTIYGKSFAIDLVCLPLHQINVILGMKWLEFNYVHINYYSKIVRFLEFVDNEEMMFLPTKQE